The window CGATGATTCTGAAAAAAGGTGCGTGCTTCTTGCCCACACGAGATAATCTAATTTTAACTGCCATGTATATATCCTCTACAATAAAAAAACATCTTTAATTAAGCTTTTCTTAACTATTAATAATACCGATACTACAAAAAGAGTCCAGGGACTATTGAAATAATTTGGGAAATCTTCCCGATCCCTTAAACATTTTAGCAAATTGCTGCGTTTGTTCAAATCTAGTTAGCAATCCGTTTACATCTGCAACCGTTACCCCGGCCCCTTTTGCAATCCTTTGCTTACGGGATGCATCGAGCAGGCGAGGATATATGCGCTCCTTAGAGGTCATAGAACCTATAACCGCCTTGAATCGCTTTAACTCTTGCTCACCCTTTTCAAGCATTTCAGGAGTCAAATTCAACCCGCCCATGCCAGGCATATACTTGGACAACTGGGTTAATGATCCCAATTTACCCATCATCCCTAACTGATCGGCAAAATCCTGCAACGTCAGCTTGCCTTGCGTCAGTGAGGCATACATTTTCTTCTGTTCAGACTCCTTAATAGAGGCTGAAGCTTTTTCGGCTAAACTCAACATGTCGCCCATGCCCAAAATACGGCCGGCCATACGATCAGGGTAAAATTGCTCTAAATCACCAATTTTTTCACCTACACCAACATACACAATAGGTTTTTGTAGTGTATATCTGAAGGAAAAAGCCGCACCGCCTCGCGTATCACTATCCATCTTACTGAGAATGGCATGATTAAACCCGACGTGTTGATCAAAAGTTTGGGCAACATTGAGCGATTCTTGACCAGTCATTGCATCTAATACCAAAACCTTGTAACGAGGCCTAAGTCGCGCATCAATATCACGCAACTCTTGTAACAATGCAGTATCAATATGCAATCTGCCTGCTGTATCTAAAAATAAGAGCTCAAAACCCTCTTTTTGATAATGGGCATAGATATCTACTGCCGCCTTGACTGGATCTTTTTGCGAAGAACGATAAAAAGAAACACCGACCTGTTGAGCTAATACCTCGAGTTGATCGATAGCTGCTGGACGGTAAAAATCAACCGAAGCAAGTAAAATCCGCCTGCTTTTTCCACGCTGTTGAGCCTGCTGCGTAACCAAGTGGGCCATTTTTGCTACTGAGGTCGTTTTTCCTGATCCTTGCAACCCCATAACCATTACCACTGAAGGCAACTGAAAAGCAAATTGAACCGAATTGTTGCCACCCAAAAAGTGCAATAAACGCTCATGCACTACTTTAAGTAATTGCTCACCAGGCTTGAGAGAACCAAGAACTTTTTTTCCAATAACCTCAGCCTTAACCGATGCAATAAACTGCTCAATCAGACCATGAGGAACATCCGCCTCAAGCAAAGAATCCTGTATTTTTACGAGCGTATCCTCAATATTCGCTTCCGTTAACCTATTTTGACCGGTCAAGTGGGTGAATAATGATGAAAATTTTTGTGAAAGAAAATCAAACATAAGCTTAATCCAACTATCAAAAGTGTTATCGGCGTTAGAACTGAGCAAGCGCCTCATCAATAACTTCATTAATCAACGCACCATACGTATCAAGCACTCTCTGCACCAATAGGCCAAGTCTTTCCTTGAGTACCGCTTCATTCTCGACGACATTGCTGTGTAATTGATTAACAAAACCAAGACCATGCACAGCAGGATTTCTTTTTACTTCTTCCAACCACGTATCGCTAAGATCAAATTTGTTCATGAAAACCTCTGCGCGAGTAATATGCACAAGAGCCATGGAACAAACAAAAATTTGAAGATGTTCTTTCATGGGTTCCTGACACACATTCCAACGTGCTATTACCTGGTCGCTCATGGTATTGGAAATGTCACTACATACCACATCACCAATAAAACTTGTCCACAATTCTGCTAAACCTGATTCATCAAGTCTATCAAGAGCCGCTCCCAAGAACTCTTGGACGCGATCTCCTGCCTGTGTCAATGCTTCCTCACTATCGAGACTCTTGCGTTGACCACATCCATCAACTTCCCACACTTTTTTCTCGATAGCAATCTTGGCAAAATCTCTTAATTCAACGCTTCTTACTAGATCAAAAATAAAATCCAATGCGAACGGCTTTGAAGCTGCCGCTAATACTAAAAAATCGTTAAGATACAACTTTACTTGCCCTAACTGCTGTTTATTAAAATCAGCATGCATCACTAACCCACGCAATAACTCTTTAGTTGGCTGCGCTGAGCGATCGAAAAAACCTTGAATTTCATAAGAAAAGTCTTCGCTCGTTAAAAAGTCAGCAATTTTTTCTGATACGTTACGATCGACACAAGAACTCATGCACACATCAGCAGCCATCTCATTATTGGCAC is drawn from Candidatus Dependentiae bacterium and contains these coding sequences:
- the ffh gene encoding signal recognition particle protein, producing MKLLMRRLLSSNADNTFDSWIKLMFDFLSQKFSSLFTHLTGQNRLTEANIEDTLVKIQDSLLEADVPHGLIEQFIASVKAEVIGKKVLGSLKPGEQLLKVVHERLLHFLGGNNSVQFAFQLPSVVMVMGLQGSGKTTSVAKMAHLVTQQAQQRGKSRRILLASVDFYRPAAIDQLEVLAQQVGVSFYRSSQKDPVKAAVDIYAHYQKEGFELLFLDTAGRLHIDTALLQELRDIDARLRPRYKVLVLDAMTGQESLNVAQTFDQHVGFNHAILSKMDSDTRGGAAFSFRYTLQKPIVYVGVGEKIGDLEQFYPDRMAGRILGMGDMLSLAEKASASIKESEQKKMYASLTQGKLTLQDFADQLGMMGKLGSLTQLSKYMPGMGGLNLTPEMLEKGEQELKRFKAVIGSMTSKERIYPRLLDASRKQRIAKGAGVTVADVNGLLTRFEQTQQFAKMFKGSGRFPKLFQ